The Topomyia yanbarensis strain Yona2022 chromosome 3, ASM3024719v1, whole genome shotgun sequence nucleotide sequence GGCACCCGTATACAACAAGATGATCAGATATGCATCTGGAGCATACGTCACCAGTCCGATCATAGCCATTATGGCTGAAGCAGGTACTCTACCGTTAGATCTTCTCATTCTCCAAACTGTAGCCCAATTAGCCATCAGAATGTTGGGAAACAGCAGGGAGAATGCTGACCTTCCCCTGGTTTGCCGAGCTTCCGAATGTTTGACAGAAATAGTCGGAACTGCTCTCCCAAACATCTACACCCGAACGCGACTATCTGATCGAAAGTGGTACGACCGCACACCCCAGATCCTTTGGGAAATCAAGAAGCGCGTAAAAGCTGGAGAACCCTCGGGTATTGTTCGTCCAGTTGTTCAAGAGCTCCTGACAAATCATCTCAGCCGTTCAACAATCGTCTACACAGATGGCTCGAAAGACGATACCGCAGTAGGCGCCGGAGTTTTTGGAGAACACTTCCAACAGTCACTTGGTCTTCCACAGCAATGCAGTGTCTTCTCGGCAGAGGcattcgcaataaaaacagCGCTAACAACATTCAACACGGTCAGCGACTTAGTAATAATGTCCGATTCGGCCAGCTGTTTATCGGCAATCGAAGCCGGCACATCCCAGCACCCGTGGATCCAGGAAATTGAAAACCTGCTACGAAATCGTTCAATCAAGCTTTGCTGGATTCCAGGTCACGCTGGCATCCGTGGCAACGAGGAGGCAGACAGACTCGCTGGAGAAGCGAGGAACATTGCTCCGTTAGCTATATCTGTTCCGGGGGCAGACGCCGTCAAGCATATAAAAACAGCTATCCGAAACCAATGGTACCGTCGGTGGTCAGCGTCCACTGAAGTAAAACTTCGTGAAGTTAAATTCGACACAGtgaagtggactgaccgcgagaattcggccgaacagcgagttcttacccggcttcgaatagggcatacccggCTAACACACGACTTTCTGCTAAAGAAAACTTCACCACCAGTGTGCGACTGCTGTGGGATCGTTGTAGATGTCCGCCATGTGATCCTCCACTGCAGAAAGTACGACGACGTTAGAAGGAAGCACGACATCGAGTCGACTAGTCTGCGAGCGGCTCTGCGCAACGACAGGAAATAGAAATAGGAGAGTATAGTTAAATTCCTCAAGGAAACTAACCTATTTAAAAtgttataaaattttattttgatttgtaaCTGCATAACTGATAACtgcattgtaaaatttacaggtaaaatattttcttccgacacgaatgcaccctttcttggtgtaaagtgtcgttaataaacaacaacaacaacaacaattattattattattattattattattattattattattattattattattattattattattattattattattattattattattattattattattattattattattattattattattattattattattattattattattattattattattattattattattattattattattattattattattattattattattattattattattattattattattattattattattattattattattattattattattattatttcccctttaaactgaaacggtcggtacggttgtcctcgcttcttcctcctttaagattcaaaacaattcgttaattgacttattcattaaatgaataatttaattgccgtctaattttgaaacatcttcaaacccaacgctgcacagtaggcctggccgttttaatatttgcgacatatgaaaacatgcttcaaatattaatattgacaagaaaagctctacagaataactgcagtgttttccaggatgcttttcaatactggctgtgtaagggttggaatagaatagaatagaatagaatagaatagaatagaatagaatagaataaaaaCACACCTTATTCTTTtttcgcccttcttccccacggaactatgTCAAGGTATTATTTCGTGCGGGAGGCGGCTCGTTGTGCTTTTGTAGCACCTCTTTCTTTTGCTCACGAGTTTTCCGCAGCTATCTCGGAGTCTCACTTGATCCATGAACTTTTTGTCTCAATCTATTACGTCACCATTAAGCTCTCGTCTTAATGAGCCGTTTAGTTActgattccatgagccatttagctcctgtttccgtaagtcattcagctcccagtcttatcacgatctacacggatggtccccggcggtgaactcaCTCTACTCCGACTGAAAGGTCCCTGGCGGCAAACTTTCTCTCGGTACTGTTATATGTTTCATGAATCAATTGGCTGCCATTTTTGTCATGATGTAATTGTATAGTCCACGGTGGTGAATCTACTCTTCTGTGAATTTCCTGGCGATAGATTTCTCCCTATAGTAATGTTCGTtgccgtgagccatttagctccccgcttcgatgtagtccccggcggtggacctagcctacctGGGCCAGTCAGTAGATGCCGAGGACAGCTTagtttccggttcactggcggcCTAACAGCCTGCTGCTGACTGTGCGACGAGGTCTACTAGATCTATTCCCCGCCGGCGGATCTAACCTACTCAGAGCTACCAGGTAGCGTGTCGGGCTCAGTCCGGCGATCCTGGTGAAGCATGGCGTCCAATTCGCTGGCACCATGATGACCCGAACCCGGCGTTGCGGCGCGTACTACTCAATTTTTCCCTAAATCCGATTTGTTGTTCCACGGTGGTCTCCTTGTCGGCGGCGCTGCGCCCTTCGTCACTTTCTTTGCAGCTCGGAgtgtatactcgtaaccactctgttcaccgcatcccagatatgctcatcgcgaacttcttcgaacctgggacattcgaagaccacgtgatCTGTCGTCTCTTGCATGTTCACATACTCCGGGCAATAGGGCGACAAGGCACGTCCTAGCCCATGCAGGTACTTTCGAAAGCATCCGTACTTGAACAacaactgcgtcaaatggaagctCGCCTCGctatgcttcctatgcacccacacCGACACATTTGAGTGAGTCGGTTGGTCCACATACCTTTCTCACCATTGTCCCTCTCTTGCTGCTACTTAGCAAACGGGTCCGCTCTGACCAGTCtcctggtagcattccacgtcctcagccagattGATGCAGATGAGGAACATCCCGATAATGACGCATACCGCCTCTGACAATATCGTTCTGTACGTGCTCGTGACACGAACAAAACGCAAAACGCACTTGTCAACTTCGCAAAACGCGCTTGTTAACTTCGTCCGGTTcagctttgagttcagcgcagcagcccagaccGGTACGCCATACATCAGAATTGAGAATGAAatacccgccaggagacgtgcCGCATCTTGCTCCTCCGACGCTCGGATTGCTACTTGCCAATTCGTTAGTTGTCCTCACAGCCTTCTCGCATacgtagtcgacatggctgttgtaatttaaccgatcgttgaCTATCACATGTGCTTCAGGACACGCATCGATGAAATCGAGTATCCACCGACGCTGACAACGCCTCGATGGATGTTTGAGAATGCTGAACAGCATCACCTCCGTCTTGTAGAGAGCCAGCTGCAACCTGAAATCAGCCATCCACGTTTCCATGATGCCTATTGTCGTTGTCGTCAACTTCCCCACTTCCTCGATGGTCTCGCCGGTTATAGTCAGCACAACGTCATCTGCAAAACCGACGATCTCGACTCCCCTTGGCAGTTGCAGTGTTAACACTCTGTTGTACATTATAACTACGGCGCAGTAGAGATTACCCTCCGTTGCTTCGATGCTCTCTCCGCGCCCGTGATGATTGtgtggatggcgtccaccgtcgagatCCCtttcggaatccgaactgcctctgtgatagttcgctttcattttcagcGTAGTTCGTCATAGGGAtgtccgttttttttttttcaattaatcgattagtagctaatcgattatttttttcatcactATTAATCGTAATCGATTACTACCAAGAAAAAGCGATTAATTGAAGTATCCGAttagtttaaaagtttttacttacttacttaccgttcaggctagagtcttgttgtctcttgctgtatgcagaagccgtcttcactccactcggtccattgctgcttgtcgccagcctcgcagtcttcaaAGGGTCTATCTGGTCGATACACCGTGCTCGCTATGCGCCTTGTCTTCTTgtccctcaagaaccatcttcaccgggtcgtcgtccgacattcttacgacgtatCCAGCTCACCGCAACCGTGCTATTTTTGctgtatgcgcgatggatggttcttccagcagttgatgcaactcatgattcattcgcctgcgccacgttccgtcttccatctgcatgtCACCATAGATGGTaggcaacacctttcgttcgaaaacttcaagagcgcgttggtcctccacgagtatagtccaggtctcgtggctgTAGAGggccaccggtctaatcagcgtcttgaagataatcaaatTCGTGCGACGGCGAATTTTGTttgaccggagcgtcctccggagtccaaagcaGGGCCAATTTCCCTCctagatccgtctctgaatttctctgctggtatcattgtcgacggttaccagtgagcccaaatacatgaattcgtcgaccatctcgatttcgtcaccgtcaatccgaactcgggatgggaggtccaCATTATCGTCTCTAGAAACTCTTCCTCTCAtctattttgtcttcgaaacgttgatggcaaatcCAATCCTGCTGACTTGagccttcagtctgatgtacgtttccgacatcgcctcaaagttccgtgccattatgtcaatgtcgtcggcgaagccaagaagctgaaCGGACTTCATGAATCTACACCGgctgctttgttgtttttcagccaaCCGATCTCCTCattgacttcttggagatcagggcCCGGCAGCCTATCGTGGtctgcgcgtgctccaagatccgttgtcataccgccttcgtcctctgctgcatcaccgttgaggtgctcgtcatagtactgcttccacctctcaatcacctcacactcgtttGTAATAAGGTTGTCGTCTAAGTCCCTTCACATATCGGCGCGAACTGTTGAACTTCTCGCAGAACTTCCGTGTGTCATTTACGTGGTACAGTTATGCCATCActtcgcgatctcgttcctcctgttggcgcttctttctccAGAGAGCCGaggtttgcctgttccgtgcttgtttgtatcgctcTTACActtacattcgtcatcgaaccagtcgtttcctcgattcggaatcACTGTACCTAGTGCCACTATAGCTGTACATCCTATGGTGGAACGGATTTCCCTCCAGCCAACTTCAAGAGTAGCAGCTGTTCTTCCGTTTTTACTGGTGGTAGTTTTTAGTTAAGTAACAGAGCACAGACGTTTTTTTCTACCGTTAAATTTGTGTAAAAATTAACGGCTTATTTGAAAGTAATTGGGCTATCCCTACCCTGCGCTAATGAACTTGATTGACTTCCACCGTTAaataagttgattttttcacaccgtttgttagatcttcatgaaaatcaatcggCAGTACAGTAACaatattctacataagctgattgattttcatgaagatctaacacacggtatggaaaaaactgcttttttcgttttcgattttcgtaCCTTTGTTCGTTCCTCCTTAATGGATATTCATTCAATTGTTTACATAAGTATTATAAATTTATTTGTACGAACATGGATGTTTTCTGattttatgtaagactttatgcaaaaatttaagatgaccattttcattgaAATCTTACCCCTTAGACacccctagttctccatacaaactttggttttaaactgtgaagccccgttccaatttttttcaaaatttttttcaccaGAGGTTTCCCGGGACCCCCAACTTTCGCCATTTTTgcttttgttctgctcccaattttatttaatctagtTTCGGAGtgtaatttatgcctaacgtccattgtgccaatcgtccattatatCTAACCTCCATTATGTCTagcgtccattatgcctagcATATATT carries:
- the LOC131687398 gene encoding uncharacterized protein LOC131687398 yields the protein MIGAKLPRGQRSSLLRIGSAIITSRLLYGIGIVSRGGDAVIKTLAPVYNKMIRYASGAYVTSPIIAIMAEAGTLPLDLLILQTVAQLAIRMLGNSRENADLPLVCRASECLTEIVGTALPNIYTRTRLSDRKWYDRTPQILWEIKKRVKAGEPSGIVRPVVQELLTNHLSRSTIVYTDGSKDDTAVGAGVFGEHFQQSLGLPQQCSVFSAEAFAIKTALTTFNTVSDLVIMSDSASCLSAIEAGTSQHPWIQEIENLLRNRSIKLCWIPGHAGIRGNEEADRLAGEARNIAPLAISVPGADAVKHIKTAIRNQWYRRWSASTEKTSPPVCDCCGIVVDVRHVILHCRKYDDVRRKHDIESTSLRAALRNDRK